The genome window TCCTGCGCCACACGCGAAAGCAGCCCCAACAGCAATGCTGTTGCGAACAACTTGACCAACTCACCAGAGAGAAAGGTAAAGGGATTGGCTTTACCGGCCCGAACGCTGACAACCAGGCGCAATGCGAACAACGCATTGGGTATGAAATACGCTCCTGCCCCTGCCAACGCCGACCAACCCGCAGCCGCCCCTCCGACAACCCCCGCAATTACTGCTGCTGCGAGCCCCATGGCGCCTTGCGCCGCCAATGCCAACAGGAGCCCACGGCTTGCTTGAGCATTCAGCGCCGCGCGATCCGCGTCACTGAGAACCAGAACCTTAACCATTTCATTTTGGTCACCATCCTGGTCCAACAAACCCTGCTGCACACTTTGCATCGAGTTCTGCTGCATCAAACATCCCCGCGTTACTTCTTGCTCCTATCAGAACCGGCGTGCCCGTACTTGAAATCTGCGGCTTCGACCCAATCATTGGATCAATGCCTGCTTTTCTGTACGCGCTAGTGTCCGGAAAACAGGCCAAAGGTGTTTGGAATGTGCACGCGCTTGGGGCTTATCACCCCACAGCTTGCATTCGCATTTGCACTCACCACACCTTCAACAAGCATCCTTCCACTGCTTACCAGCCGCCACGTGTTCTTATCCCGCAAGCGTCAAACCCGCAGAGTATAGCGTGATTCTTTTTTCTCAAGCAAATGAACTTTCGGCGGTTTGTAAGGTGTAAACAACGGCAGGCCGTGAGCAAAATTGGGGACGCGCATCGGCCCTTCCCGCTGCCTGCTCACACCTTGCGCAGACCAGCAGCCAAGAAGTGAAACAGCGGCCCCTGTGCAGGGGCCGCTGTTCATCAAGCAATGACGGATTTTAGTCTTTCTTGACCGGAGGCGGCGCCCACAGCCCGTCCAGCGCCGTATCTTGCGGCCAGTACAAACGCATACTGAGCAGGAACTGACCATCGGAAGCCGGCGAGCTGATCCAGTTGGAGCGCTTGCGTTCGCCCGGGTCACGGCGTTGGATGTAGATGTCCAGCGAACCATCGGAGTTGTACTTCAGTCCGTCAGTGCTGCGAATCGCATAGCGATTGGCCGGATTGTCGGCAAAACCATGCTTGTCGTTATAGACATGCAGCGACCAGAACGCATTGGCAGGCGGCAGTTGGCCTTTGTCAAAGTGCAGCACGTAGTCCTCATTGGAATTGAGGATGCGGCCCTTGGAGTCCGACACGGTCACCGGGTACAACACGTCTTCCGGCGTCGGCGCACCG of Achromobacter seleniivolatilans contains these proteins:
- a CDS encoding ATP synthase subunit I, producing the protein MVKVLVLSDADRAALNAQASRGLLLALAAQGAMGLAAAVIAGVVGGAAAGWSALAGAGAYFIPNALFALRLVVSVRAGKANPFTFLSGELVKLFATALLLGLLSRVAQDSLVWPAALLGLILTLKGYLLLLMFRKLS